Proteins encoded in a region of the Triticum dicoccoides isolate Atlit2015 ecotype Zavitan chromosome 3A, WEW_v2.0, whole genome shotgun sequence genome:
- the LOC119270823 gene encoding uncharacterized protein LOC119270823, whose product MVLGGCGNGADGAQADQFNGGSSTEQRQQHGGRPLDWEGNGTANRNGSGNHDASASGSQSSWKGIKDNNLYDPWNHTWPYSGGFHCMYCGLKHKGGGATRAKEHLGWIVGNVRSCPNVPRNVRDAMRECRDESKRKKREKQNSRLRIERNIMEGLYQQGRVINIIDDDEEEIQMNIREALRDPNVSRRVDRRIGKGSVGDVRVDVGKKSITAYFDKQLCSNKVSMQPKISSALDPNSRDALGLAWSKFFHANDIAGRKADCPYFRAAMKITQQLGPTPIPTAKEIDGKYLDANYDEATSFLQKFKQDWKNFGVTLMCDSWTGPTGMCLINFMVYCNTRMFFLNTIDASGQTQNSGYFLLFFAFYFLLEYLDLS is encoded by the exons ATGGTGCTTGGCGGCTGCGGCAACGGAGCTGATGGAGCGCAAGCCGACCAGTTCAACGGAGGCAGTAGCACGGAGCAGCGGCAGCAGCATGGAGGGCGTCCGCTTGACTGGGAAG GTAATGGAACTGCAAATAGGAATGGCAGCGGCAACCATGATGCAAGTGCAAGTGGTTCTCAAAGCTCTTGGAAAG GAATTAAAGATAATAACTTATATGATCCTTGGAACCATACATGGCCGTATTCTGGGGGTTTTCATTGTATGTACTGTGGCCTAAAGCACAAAGGTGGAGGTGCAACCCGTGCCAAGGAGCACCTTGGTTGGATTGTAGGTAACGTGAGGAGCTGCCCAAATGTGCCAAGAAATGTGAGAGATGCAATGAGAGAGTGCCGGGATGAAtcgaagaggaagaaaagagagaaacaaaataGCAGGCTGAGAATTGAAAGAAATATTATGGAAGGGCTGTATCAACAAGGAAGGGTGATTAACATaatagatgatgatgaagaagaaattcAGATGAATATTCGAGAGGCATTGCGTGACCCGAATGTCTCCCGCAGAGTTGATAGGAGGATTGGCAAGGGGAGTGTGGGTGATGTGCGAGTTGATGTTGGCAAAAAGAGTATCACCGCATATTTTGACAAGCAATTATGCAGCAACAAAGTATCTATGCAGCCCAAGATCAGTAGTGCTTTGGACCCTAATTCGAGAGATGCACTTGGCCTAGCTTGGTCCAAGTTTTTTCATGCCAATGATATTGCTGGACGTAAAGCTGACTGTCCATACTTCCGAGCTGCTATGAAGATCACTCAACAATTAGGACCTACTCCTATACCAACCGCGAAGGAGATTGATGGAAAATATTTGGATGCAAACTATGATGAAGCAACTTCGTTTCTTCAGAAATTCAAACAAGATTGGAAAAACTTTGGTGTGACTCTTATGTGTGACTCTTGGACTGGTCCAACAGGAATGTGTCTCATAAACTTCATGGTGTATTGCAATACACGAATGTTCTTCCTTAATACTATTGATGCATCCGGTCAGACTCAGAATTCAGGTTACTTCCTCCTCTTCTTCGCGTTTTACTTTCTTCTTGAATACTTGGATTTGTCCTAG
- the LOC119270840 gene encoding uncharacterized protein DDB_G0283697-like has protein sequence MFDETNPIMEWLNEDEEDPILDGADAASAVFEKIRRLNSGRKDSYVGTKANKKKRKRNHDEENEYVETDSEDDDNENEYVDNESEDDDGVSEDDEDDQQDQQETQMQVEEETQVQVEKETQASIGNLETRRSGRLVRKKTKEVNSLYS, from the coding sequence ATGTTCGATGAGACAAATCCAATAATGGAGTGGCTGAATGAGGATGAAGAGGATCCAATTTTGGATGGAGCCGATGCGGCCAGTGCTGTTTTTGAGAAAATAAGGCGCCTCAACTCAGGCAGGAAGGATTCTTATGTTGGTACAAAGGCtaataagaagaaaagaaagaggaaTCATGATGAGGAGAATGAGTATGTCGAAACTGACAGTGAGGATGACGACAACGAGAATGAATATGTTGATAATGAGAGTGAGGATGATGATGGGGTGagtgaggatgatgaggatgatcaaCAAGATCAACAAGAAACACAAATGCAAGTGGAAGAAGAGACACAAGTACAAGTTGAAAAGGAGACACAAGCAAGCATTGGCAATTTGGAGACTCGTAGATCTGGACGACTTGTTAGGAAGAAGACCAAGGAAGTCAACAGCCTCTACTCGTAG